The Muricauda sp. SCSIO 65647 genome includes a region encoding these proteins:
- the recJ gene encoding single-stranded-DNA-specific exonuclease RecJ, translating into MRWTLKPKPDQKDIERLSNELKVDGLVAQLLLQRGITNYEEAKNFFRPQLTDLHDPFLMKDMDIAVGRIEKAIANKENILIYGDYDVDGTTAVALLFTYLGEYYENVATYIPDRYTEGYGVSFEGIDFADDNGFSLIIALDCGVKAIRQIEYAKKKGIDFVICDHHRPGEQLPEAVAVLDPKRRDCDYPYKELCGCGIGFKLTQALALKRGQTIDDLEPYLDLVATAIGADIVPITGENRVLAHYGLQVININPRTGFRAIIDQIKKKTLTITDVVFIIAPRINAAGRMKHGQYAVDLLIETDLDKAVEFAKKIELFNLDRRGLDQEITEEALIQIRDNKEEEYFTSVVYAEHWHKGVIGIVASRLTETYYRPTLVFTKSGDKLAASARSVKGFDVYEALEGCSDHIEQFGGHKYAAGLTLLEEQYETFKKQFEKVVSETIDPILLTPEISVDTQIELKDITPKLMRIIRQFAPFGPGNMTPIFMAKDVQDTGYGRGVGEDEKHLKLSLTQKGSRPIGTIGFNLGNKLDVVKKKHRFDVVFSLDENEWNGQVSLQLKLRDIK; encoded by the coding sequence ATGCGCTGGACACTAAAACCAAAACCTGACCAAAAAGATATCGAGCGGCTTTCCAACGAACTGAAAGTCGACGGTTTGGTAGCACAATTGCTCCTGCAACGGGGAATAACCAATTACGAGGAGGCCAAAAATTTTTTTAGGCCGCAACTCACAGATTTACATGATCCTTTTTTGATGAAGGATATGGATATTGCCGTTGGCCGAATCGAAAAGGCAATCGCCAATAAGGAAAACATTTTGATATATGGTGATTATGACGTCGATGGTACCACTGCAGTGGCCCTGTTGTTTACCTATTTGGGCGAGTACTATGAGAATGTGGCAACATACATACCTGATCGTTATACTGAAGGCTATGGGGTTTCATTTGAGGGAATAGACTTTGCCGACGACAACGGTTTTTCATTGATCATCGCCTTGGATTGTGGCGTCAAGGCAATTCGGCAGATTGAATATGCCAAGAAAAAAGGAATAGATTTCGTCATCTGCGACCACCATAGGCCTGGTGAACAGCTCCCAGAAGCCGTTGCGGTCTTAGACCCCAAAAGGAGAGATTGCGATTACCCCTATAAAGAACTTTGTGGCTGCGGAATTGGGTTTAAATTAACCCAGGCCTTGGCTTTGAAAAGAGGACAGACCATTGATGATCTGGAGCCCTATCTCGATTTGGTCGCCACGGCGATAGGGGCCGATATTGTACCGATAACCGGTGAAAACAGGGTGTTGGCCCATTATGGCCTACAAGTGATCAACATTAATCCACGAACCGGATTTCGGGCCATCATTGACCAGATCAAAAAGAAAACCTTGACCATCACAGATGTGGTATTTATCATTGCCCCCCGAATCAATGCTGCGGGTCGTATGAAGCATGGCCAATACGCGGTTGACCTCCTCATAGAGACCGATTTGGACAAGGCCGTTGAATTTGCCAAGAAAATTGAACTGTTCAATCTTGACCGTAGGGGGCTAGATCAAGAAATTACCGAAGAGGCCTTGATCCAGATTCGCGATAATAAAGAAGAGGAATACTTCACCTCTGTGGTCTATGCCGAACATTGGCATAAGGGCGTTATCGGCATCGTGGCCTCGAGACTGACCGAGACATACTATCGCCCCACGCTGGTCTTTACCAAAAGCGGTGATAAGCTGGCAGCCTCGGCACGTTCAGTAAAAGGGTTTGATGTATATGAAGCCTTGGAAGGCTGTTCTGACCATATAGAGCAGTTCGGCGGACATAAGTACGCTGCGGGGCTCACGTTACTTGAAGAACAATACGAAACCTTCAAGAAACAATTTGAAAAAGTGGTCTCTGAGACCATAGACCCCATATTGTTGACCCCTGAAATTTCGGTTGACACCCAGATCGAATTGAAAGACATTACACCGAAATTAATGCGAATCATTCGCCAATTCGCTCCCTTCGGGCCTGGCAATATGACGCCTATTTTTATGGCCAAAGATGTTCAAGACACGGGCTATGGAAGAGGGGTGGGCGAAGATGAAAAGCATTTGAAGCTTTCATTGACCCAAAAAGGCTCAAGGCCTATTGGTACTATTGGGTTCAATTTGGGAAATAAACTAGATGTGGTAAAAAAGAAACATCGTTTTGATGTTGTATTTTCTTTGGATGAGAATGAATGGAACGGACAAGTGAGCCTGCAATTAAAACTAAGGGATATCAAATGA
- a CDS encoding enoyl-CoA hydratase/isomerase family protein has translation MGTDRPNGSLYTKIENSIAIVEFGHPASNSFVSELLLRLADAFDTLSSNSEVSLILLKSEGDRAFCAGASFDELLAISNLKEGKAFFSGFAQVINAMRKCKKPVIGRVQGKTVGGGVGLAASCDYVFATEAASIKLSEISIGIAPLVIAPAVERKAGKAALAELALNPTEWKNAYWAKEKGLYAKVFGSIKEMDKELDFYLQKMAAYNPEALEKMKKALWFGTEHWDDLLLERAEQSGQLALSPNTKAVLSDLKK, from the coding sequence CAACGGAAGTCTTTACACCAAAATTGAAAACAGTATAGCTATCGTAGAATTTGGGCATCCGGCCAGTAATTCGTTTGTCTCGGAATTGCTGCTGCGCTTGGCCGATGCATTTGATACGCTTTCCAGTAATTCAGAAGTATCGCTCATACTCTTAAAATCAGAAGGTGACCGTGCCTTTTGTGCCGGGGCATCTTTTGATGAGCTTCTGGCCATATCCAATTTAAAGGAAGGAAAGGCTTTTTTCAGTGGTTTTGCCCAGGTCATCAACGCCATGCGAAAATGCAAAAAACCCGTTATCGGTCGTGTGCAGGGCAAAACGGTCGGCGGTGGTGTAGGGCTTGCCGCTTCCTGTGACTATGTGTTCGCCACTGAAGCGGCCTCCATAAAATTATCTGAGATCTCAATCGGGATCGCCCCTTTGGTAATCGCCCCGGCCGTGGAAAGAAAAGCTGGAAAAGCCGCACTGGCAGAGCTGGCCTTGAATCCCACAGAGTGGAAAAATGCCTATTGGGCCAAAGAAAAGGGTCTGTATGCCAAAGTCTTTGGATCTATAAAGGAAATGGACAAAGAACTCGATTTTTATCTACAAAAAATGGCCGCTTATAATCCAGAAGCATTGGAAAAAATGAAGAAGGCCCTATGGTTCGGTACCGAACATTGGGATGATTTATTGCTTGAACGTGCCGAACAGTCAGGGCAATTGGCTCTGTCGCCCAATACGAAAGCGGTTCTTTCAGACCTTAAAAAATAG
- the ppdK gene encoding pyruvate, phosphate dikinase, with protein sequence MDSITNTKRKVYRFGHRQTDGDRTMRNLLGGKGANLAEMSRLGIPVPPGLTITTEVCTEYNAIGKEATVELIAEEVREAIKQIEAEMDTVFGEDKNPLLLSVRSGARVSMPGMMDTVLNLGLNDVSVLGVAKKTNNERFAWDSYRRFVQMYGSVVMGMKPENKEDEDPFEEQIHQTKEARGISLDTEFTVEDLKNLVVDFKKLIKERTGQDFPTDPWEQLWGAIMAVFDSWNGDRAVYYRKINGYPPDWGTAVNVQAMVFGNMGENSATGVCFTRDAATGANQFNGEYLINAQGEDVVAGVRTPQQITLEGSKHWAELAKLSEKERAAKYPSLQEVMPKLYQELFRYQNQLEIHYRDMQDMEFTIQDGKLWILQTRNGKRTGAAMVKIAVDLLKEGMIDEKEALLQILPEKLDELLHPVFDPRALKRAKVIAQGLPASPGAATGQIVFFADEANKFKNSILVRTETSPEDLEGMDLAKGILTARGGMTSHAAVVARGMGKCCVSGAGALKINYKKRTMTVDGHEYHEGDWISLNGTTGNIIDGKVATMEPLLSGEFAEIMTLADKYATMKVRANADTPKDAKTARNFGAQGIGLARTEHMFFEGNRIMTMREMILADTIKGRKLALEALLPMQRNDFEGLFEALHGHPVTIRLLDPPLHEFVPHQLATQKELAEDLHISLAAVKNKVAELHEFNPMLGHRGCRLGITYPEITEMQTRAIIEAALNVKEKGIEVKPEIMVPLVGTLEEFESQEEVIKQTAETVFQEYGDRVDYLIGTMIEVPRAALMADAIAQRADFFSFGTNDLTQMTFGYSRDDAGKFMSYYLEKGILKADPFEVLDQEGVGQLVALGAKKGRSTKPDLKVGICGEHGGEPSSVEFCHDNGLDYVSCSPFRVPIARVAAAQAAL encoded by the coding sequence ATGGATTCAATTACCAATACCAAGAGAAAAGTATACCGTTTTGGCCATCGACAGACCGATGGCGACCGAACCATGCGCAACCTTCTAGGCGGTAAGGGCGCCAATCTTGCTGAGATGAGCCGTTTGGGCATTCCCGTTCCGCCAGGGCTTACCATTACCACCGAGGTTTGTACTGAATACAACGCCATTGGAAAAGAGGCAACGGTCGAGTTGATAGCCGAAGAAGTACGTGAGGCCATTAAGCAGATAGAAGCTGAAATGGACACTGTTTTCGGCGAAGATAAGAATCCGTTGTTGTTGTCAGTGCGGTCGGGGGCAAGGGTTTCGATGCCCGGTATGATGGATACGGTATTGAACCTTGGCCTGAACGATGTTTCGGTATTGGGCGTTGCCAAAAAAACCAATAACGAGCGCTTCGCTTGGGATTCATACCGGCGCTTTGTACAGATGTATGGCAGCGTGGTCATGGGAATGAAACCTGAAAACAAAGAAGACGAAGATCCCTTCGAAGAACAGATCCACCAAACAAAAGAGGCACGGGGCATTTCTTTAGATACCGAATTCACCGTGGAAGACTTGAAAAATTTGGTCGTTGACTTCAAGAAATTAATCAAAGAAAGAACAGGGCAAGACTTTCCCACCGACCCATGGGAACAATTGTGGGGAGCCATAATGGCCGTTTTTGATAGTTGGAATGGAGACCGGGCCGTCTATTATCGCAAGATCAATGGTTACCCACCAGACTGGGGCACTGCGGTAAATGTACAGGCCATGGTATTCGGTAACATGGGTGAAAATTCGGCCACAGGTGTCTGTTTCACCAGAGATGCCGCCACAGGGGCCAATCAGTTCAATGGCGAGTACTTGATCAACGCACAAGGTGAAGATGTGGTGGCCGGTGTTCGTACCCCCCAACAAATCACATTGGAAGGTTCAAAACATTGGGCAGAATTGGCCAAACTTTCTGAAAAAGAAAGGGCAGCAAAATATCCATCCCTACAAGAGGTGATGCCCAAATTGTACCAAGAACTATTCCGATATCAAAACCAGTTGGAAATCCATTACCGTGATATGCAGGATATGGAATTTACCATTCAAGACGGCAAATTGTGGATTCTGCAAACACGAAACGGTAAGCGAACCGGTGCGGCCATGGTCAAAATTGCCGTAGATCTGCTTAAAGAAGGCATGATTGACGAAAAAGAAGCCTTATTGCAGATTCTACCTGAAAAATTAGATGAGTTGTTGCATCCTGTTTTTGATCCACGCGCTTTGAAACGTGCGAAAGTCATCGCCCAAGGATTACCGGCTTCACCAGGTGCCGCCACGGGGCAAATCGTCTTTTTTGCCGATGAGGCCAATAAGTTCAAGAACAGTATTTTGGTTCGAACCGAGACCTCGCCCGAAGATTTGGAAGGAATGGACCTTGCCAAAGGCATCTTGACCGCAAGGGGAGGTATGACCTCGCATGCGGCAGTGGTGGCCCGGGGCATGGGAAAATGCTGTGTTTCAGGGGCAGGAGCTTTGAAAATCAACTATAAAAAACGAACGATGACCGTTGATGGGCACGAATACCACGAAGGCGATTGGATTTCCCTCAACGGCACCACAGGAAATATCATCGATGGAAAAGTGGCCACCATGGAACCACTGCTCAGTGGTGAATTTGCCGAAATCATGACATTGGCCGACAAATATGCCACTATGAAAGTGCGTGCGAATGCCGATACCCCGAAAGATGCGAAGACTGCCCGCAATTTTGGGGCGCAGGGCATCGGATTGGCACGAACCGAGCACATGTTTTTTGAGGGCAATCGCATCATGACCATGCGGGAAATGATCTTGGCCGATACCATAAAGGGCAGAAAACTGGCTTTAGAGGCCTTGTTGCCCATGCAGCGAAATGACTTTGAAGGACTTTTCGAGGCCTTACACGGGCATCCCGTAACGATTCGATTGTTGGATCCACCATTGCACGAGTTTGTTCCCCATCAATTGGCTACACAAAAAGAATTGGCAGAAGACCTGCATATTTCATTGGCGGCCGTCAAGAACAAAGTCGCTGAATTGCACGAGTTCAACCCCATGTTGGGGCATAGGGGCTGTCGTTTGGGCATTACCTATCCTGAAATCACCGAGATGCAGACCCGTGCCATTATTGAGGCGGCCTTGAATGTAAAAGAAAAAGGTATTGAAGTAAAGCCCGAGATCATGGTCCCATTAGTGGGTACTTTGGAAGAATTTGAAAGCCAAGAAGAAGTGATCAAGCAAACGGCCGAGACCGTTTTTCAAGAATATGGTGACCGAGTCGACTATTTGATCGGCACCATGATAGAAGTGCCCCGTGCGGCTCTGATGGCAGATGCCATTGCGCAAAGGGCCGACTTCTTTTCTTTTGGCACCAACGACCTTACCCAGATGACCTTTGGCTATTCTCGTGATGACGCGGGCAAGTTTATGTCATATTATCTTGAAAAAGGTATTTTAAAAGCTGACCCATTTGAGGTCTTGGATCAAGAGGGTGTCGGTCAACTGGTGGCCTTGGGCGCTAAGAAGGGTCGAAGCACCAAACCTGATTTGAAAGTGGGCATCTGTGGCGAACATGGGGGCGAGCCTTCATCGGTCGAATTCTGCCATGACAACGGATTGGACTATGTGAGCTGCTCACCGTTCAGGGTTCCGATTGCAAGAGTTGCTGCAGCACAAGCAGCACTATAA
- a CDS encoding DoxX family protein, with protein sequence MLKKILYWASTGILTLIMLFSAYNYFFNHQAIADFYVNMGYPTYLIYPLAIAKILGLAVIWGNFSKALKEWAYAGFFFNTVLAFFAHYMVNDGQHMGALIAFVAVMLSYFTGKEVRP encoded by the coding sequence ATGCTTAAAAAGATTCTCTATTGGGCGTCAACCGGTATTTTGACGCTTATCATGCTTTTTTCTGCTTACAACTACTTCTTCAACCATCAAGCGATTGCTGACTTTTATGTGAACATGGGGTATCCCACCTACTTGATCTATCCTTTGGCAATTGCAAAAATCTTGGGGTTGGCCGTCATTTGGGGCAATTTTTCAAAGGCCCTAAAAGAATGGGCCTATGCGGGGTTTTTCTTCAATACGGTTCTGGCCTTTTTTGCCCACTATATGGTGAATGATGGGCAGCATATGGGAGCACTCATTGCTTTTGTGGCGGTAATGCTTTCTTATTTCACAGGAAAGGAAGTTAGGCCTTAA
- a CDS encoding Gfo/Idh/MocA family protein, with amino-acid sequence MIKHFQSIGLILLLIMSVGCKQKDVPKTNELMDTQESPSYYEGEPLKVAVIGLVHTHVHWILGREKLGDIEIVGIVEPNRELAERYGRQHGYSMDLVFDSMPALYEKVKPEAVLAFNSIYGHLEVVEFFAPKGVHVMVEKPLAVNWEHAQKMARLAKEHGVQLLTNYETSWYGSNEKAYSLVKKEEKIGPIQRMVFHHGHPGPIEIGCNEEFLEWLTDPVLNGGGALTDFGCYGANLATWFLEGQTPEKVTCTTRQYKPELYPKVEDDATIILDYKDVQVILQASWNWSHNRKDMEVYGKSGYVICKNGEDMEVLENEKDGPKNITASPLPMGVHDPFAYLAQVVNKNLPVDAFGVSSLENNLIVVQILEAAKHAAETGKTVVWKDFFTTATP; translated from the coding sequence ATGATAAAACATTTTCAATCAATCGGTCTGATTTTACTTTTGATAATGAGCGTGGGTTGCAAACAAAAAGACGTGCCCAAGACAAATGAGCTTATGGATACTCAAGAAAGCCCATCGTATTATGAGGGAGAGCCGCTAAAAGTGGCGGTGATCGGTTTAGTGCATACTCATGTGCATTGGATCTTGGGCAGGGAAAAACTGGGCGACATTGAAATAGTGGGCATAGTAGAGCCCAACCGAGAACTGGCAGAGCGATATGGCAGGCAACATGGCTATTCAATGGATTTGGTCTTTGATTCAATGCCAGCGCTTTATGAAAAAGTCAAACCCGAAGCTGTATTGGCCTTCAATTCCATTTACGGGCATCTAGAAGTGGTCGAGTTTTTTGCCCCAAAAGGGGTTCACGTTATGGTCGAAAAGCCTTTGGCCGTTAATTGGGAGCATGCCCAAAAAATGGCCCGGTTGGCCAAAGAGCACGGGGTGCAGTTGTTGACCAATTACGAAACCTCATGGTACGGCTCAAATGAAAAAGCCTACTCTTTGGTAAAAAAGGAAGAAAAGATAGGCCCCATTCAACGAATGGTATTTCATCACGGTCACCCCGGGCCAATTGAAATTGGTTGCAACGAAGAGTTTTTGGAATGGTTGACAGATCCCGTTTTGAACGGCGGTGGAGCCCTTACCGATTTTGGTTGCTATGGTGCCAATTTGGCCACATGGTTTTTGGAAGGCCAAACCCCAGAAAAAGTGACCTGTACCACGAGACAGTATAAACCTGAACTGTATCCGAAGGTGGAAGATGACGCCACCATCATTTTAGATTATAAAGATGTTCAGGTCATCTTGCAGGCCTCCTGGAACTGGTCGCACAATCGCAAGGATATGGAAGTTTATGGCAAATCAGGCTATGTCATCTGTAAAAATGGAGAGGATATGGAGGTACTCGAAAATGAAAAAGACGGACCAAAGAACATTACTGCTTCCCCACTACCAATGGGTGTTCACGATCCTTTTGCCTACTTGGCCCAAGTGGTCAATAAAAATCTGCCTGTGGATGCCTTTGGGGTTTCCTCCCTTGAAAACAACTTGATTGTCGTACAAATCTTGGAAGCCGCCAAACATGCTGCCGAAACAGGAAAGACGGTGGTTTGGAAAGACTTTTTCACCACTGCTACACCCTAA
- the rsmI gene encoding 16S rRNA (cytidine(1402)-2'-O)-methyltransferase: MGKLYLVPTPIGNLEDMTFRAIKVLKEVDLILAEDTRTSGKLLQHYEILTPMQSHHMHNEHKTVNALVERMKSGEIFALVSDAGTPAISDPGFLLTRACIENDVEVECLPGATAFVPALVNSGLPNDRFVFEGFLPIKKGRQTRLMALKEETRTMVFYESPHKLLKTLTQFTEYFGENRPASVSRELTKLYEENIRGTLSGVLQHFTENPPKGELVIVVAGKK; the protein is encoded by the coding sequence ATGGGAAAGTTATATTTGGTGCCCACGCCCATTGGCAATTTGGAAGACATGACCTTTCGGGCCATCAAGGTGCTCAAAGAGGTTGATTTGATTCTGGCGGAAGACACCCGCACCAGTGGGAAGCTCTTGCAGCATTATGAAATCTTGACCCCAATGCAGAGCCACCATATGCACAACGAGCATAAAACGGTAAACGCCTTGGTCGAACGTATGAAATCTGGGGAAATTTTTGCCCTTGTTTCAGATGCGGGCACCCCGGCCATTTCCGATCCGGGATTTTTATTGACAAGGGCCTGTATCGAAAACGATGTTGAGGTCGAATGCCTTCCTGGGGCCACGGCCTTTGTTCCGGCGTTGGTGAACAGTGGCCTGCCCAATGACCGATTTGTTTTTGAAGGTTTCCTTCCCATAAAAAAGGGTCGCCAGACACGGTTGATGGCCCTAAAGGAAGAGACCCGTACCATGGTGTTTTATGAGAGTCCGCATAAATTATTGAAGACCTTGACCCAGTTTACGGAGTATTTTGGAGAAAACAGACCAGCTTCGGTCTCTCGAGAACTCACCAAACTATATGAAGAAAACATCCGCGGAACGCTATCAGGGGTATTGCAACATTTCACAGAAAACCCGCCTAAGGGAGAACTGGTCATCGTGGTAGCTGGAAAGAAATGA
- a CDS encoding uracil-DNA glycosylase family protein yields MEKLLSDIRNCTVCTKHLPLGPRPIVAANSKAKIAIIGQAPGKKVHETGIPWDDPSGRQLRKWLGVTDEVFYDETKMALIPMGFCYPGKGKSGDLPPRTECAPLWHEPLLKKMPNLQMIILIGQYAQNYYLGNKMGKNLTETVRNFKDYLPEYFVLPHPSPRNRFWLSKNPWFGEEVLPKLNNLVSKFI; encoded by the coding sequence ATGGAAAAACTGCTTTCAGATATCAGAAACTGCACGGTCTGCACTAAGCATCTGCCCTTGGGGCCACGCCCTATCGTTGCGGCAAATTCAAAAGCCAAAATCGCCATCATCGGCCAAGCACCTGGTAAGAAGGTGCACGAAACGGGCATACCATGGGACGACCCCAGCGGAAGGCAATTGCGAAAATGGCTGGGTGTCACTGATGAGGTGTTTTATGATGAGACCAAGATGGCACTTATACCCATGGGTTTCTGCTATCCCGGAAAAGGCAAATCAGGTGATTTGCCGCCCCGCACCGAATGTGCCCCACTCTGGCATGAACCACTATTAAAAAAAATGCCAAACCTGCAGATGATTATTTTGATTGGCCAGTATGCCCAAAATTATTATTTGGGGAACAAAATGGGCAAAAATTTGACCGAAACGGTGAGGAACTTCAAAGACTACTTGCCCGAATATTTTGTGTTACCGCATCCATCACCAAGAAACCGGTTTTGGTTAAGTAAAAATCCGTGGTTCGGAGAAGAAGTTTTGCCTAAATTGAACAACTTGGTCTCTAAGTTCATTTAA
- a CDS encoding VOC family protein, whose translation MRIEHLAIWVADLEAMKDFYEIHFNARAGERYENPTKNFTSYFLDFGTGSRLELMHKPEIPFLVSQESERLGLVHFAISVGSKRKVDTLTEKLRADGFSIVGEPRTTGDGYYESVVLDPEGNRVEITE comes from the coding sequence ATGAGAATAGAACATTTGGCCATTTGGGTAGCTGACCTTGAAGCCATGAAAGATTTCTATGAAATCCATTTCAATGCCAGGGCAGGAGAGCGGTATGAAAACCCAACGAAAAACTTCACCTCCTACTTTTTGGATTTTGGTACAGGTTCGAGACTTGAATTGATGCACAAACCGGAAATTCCTTTTTTGGTGAGTCAAGAAAGTGAACGTCTCGGACTGGTTCACTTTGCCATTTCAGTAGGGTCAAAAAGAAAAGTCGACACCCTGACCGAAAAACTCAGAGCTGATGGTTTCAGTATAGTAGGCGAACCTAGAACCACAGGCGATGGCTACTATGAAAGCGTAGTGCTCGACCCTGAGGGCAACCGAGTCGAGATTACTGAATAG
- a CDS encoding carboxymuconolactone decarboxylase family protein: MALVEPLDPNHDPETKELAEFFNETLGFCPNSVLTMQHRPAISKAFINLNKAVMANEGRVTSALKRMIAWVSSNATGCRYCQAHAIRAAERYGAKQEQLDNIWEYRTHEAFSDAERAALDFALAASQVPNTVNATIKRQLHKYWNDGEIVEMLGVISLFGYLNRWNDSMGTSIEDGAVESAEQYLGKYGWQKGKHDGSRY, encoded by the coding sequence ATGGCACTTGTAGAACCACTAGACCCCAATCACGACCCAGAGACCAAAGAACTGGCCGAATTCTTTAACGAGACCTTGGGTTTTTGCCCAAATTCGGTATTGACCATGCAGCACCGACCGGCTATTTCAAAGGCCTTCATTAATTTGAACAAGGCCGTCATGGCCAATGAAGGGCGTGTTACCTCGGCCCTAAAACGCATGATAGCCTGGGTGAGCAGCAATGCCACGGGTTGCCGTTATTGCCAAGCCCATGCCATTAGAGCCGCTGAGCGCTATGGTGCCAAACAAGAACAATTAGACAATATTTGGGAATACCGCACCCACGAGGCCTTTTCTGATGCAGAACGCGCCGCTTTGGATTTTGCGTTGGCCGCCTCACAGGTACCCAATACCGTGAATGCCACAATCAAAAGACAACTTCATAAATATTGGAATGATGGTGAAATTGTTGAAATGTTGGGGGTCATCTCGCTATTTGGGTACCTCAATCGCTGGAATGACTCAATGGGTACCTCGATCGAAGATGGTGCCGTAGAAAGCGCCGAGCAATATCTGGGCAAATACGGTTGGCAGAAAGGAAAACATGATGGGAGTAGGTATTAG
- a CDS encoding four helix bundle protein, with protein MNDKRYDLEDRLVDFAAAVTLFSEKLPNNFTGNYNGNQMLRSSGSAALNFGEAQGTITDRDYAHRAGISLRELKETRVNLKILSKIEYGNVNKRMRLLDEVEQLIKIIATIIKNKL; from the coding sequence ATGAATGATAAAAGGTATGATTTAGAAGATAGGTTAGTCGATTTTGCTGCCGCCGTCACCCTTTTTAGCGAAAAGTTGCCCAATAATTTTACGGGCAATTACAACGGTAATCAAATGTTGCGTTCGTCAGGAAGTGCGGCCTTGAATTTTGGGGAAGCCCAAGGAACCATTACTGATAGGGATTATGCCCATAGAGCAGGAATCAGCCTTAGGGAACTAAAGGAAACAAGGGTGAACCTGAAGATTTTGTCAAAAATTGAATACGGCAATGTTAACAAACGTATGAGACTATTAGACGAGGTTGAGCAGCTGATAAAAATCATCGCGACCATTATCAAAAACAAGCTGTAG
- a CDS encoding UDP-2,3-diacylglucosamine diphosphatase, with protein sequence MDSITLPKGKKAYFASDNHLGAPTAKESLPREKKFVAWLDSIKEDAAAIYLMGDLFDFWFEYKKVVPKGFTRTLGKLAELTDSGISITYFVGNHDLWMNGYFEEELNIPVYHKPQELKIDNTSFLIGHGDGLGPGDKGFKRMKKVFTNPVAQWFFRWLHPDMGVRLAQHLSINNKIISGEADAQFLGEDKEWLVHYCKRKLETKHYDFFVFGHRHLPLEIDLNGKSTYVNLGDWINHFTYAVFDGAQLKLKKIE encoded by the coding sequence ATGGATTCAATAACTCTTCCAAAGGGCAAAAAAGCATACTTCGCCAGTGACAACCACTTGGGTGCGCCCACGGCCAAAGAGAGCTTGCCGCGCGAAAAGAAATTTGTGGCCTGGTTGGATAGCATTAAAGAAGATGCAGCCGCCATTTATCTAATGGGCGACCTCTTTGATTTTTGGTTCGAGTACAAAAAAGTAGTGCCAAAAGGCTTTACCCGTACTTTGGGAAAGCTAGCTGAATTGACCGATTCAGGCATTTCCATCACCTATTTTGTTGGCAACCACGACCTTTGGATGAACGGTTATTTTGAGGAAGAACTGAACATTCCCGTATATCACAAACCCCAAGAACTAAAGATAGACAACACTTCTTTTCTGATAGGCCATGGCGATGGGCTTGGTCCGGGTGACAAGGGTTTCAAGCGAATGAAAAAAGTGTTTACGAACCCTGTGGCACAATGGTTCTTTCGGTGGCTGCATCCCGATATGGGGGTTCGGTTGGCACAGCACCTTTCCATCAACAACAAAATCATTTCAGGGGAAGCGGATGCACAGTTTTTGGGCGAAGACAAAGAATGGCTCGTACATTACTGTAAGCGAAAATTGGAAACGAAGCATTATGACTTTTTTGTGTTTGGGCATCGTCACCTTCCCTTAGAAATTGACCTCAATGGCAAGTCGACCTATGTCAATCTAGGTGACTGGATCAACCATTTCACCTATGCCGTTTTTGATGGCGCGCAACTTAAGCTTAAAAAAATAGAATAG
- a CDS encoding OsmC family protein: MATTNHISTKWLGNMAFESNNPSGLTLKIDASPEDGGDGAGLRPKALMLSGLAGCSGLDVASLIKKMKLEVDDFHIETIGSLTDEHPRYYDKVSIEYHFYGSNLNEAKLQRAVDLSLEKYCGVMEMFRRFAKMDIETVFHTR; encoded by the coding sequence ATGGCAACAACAAATCATATTTCAACAAAGTGGTTGGGCAATATGGCCTTCGAGAGTAATAATCCATCGGGGTTAACCCTGAAAATAGATGCGAGTCCTGAAGATGGGGGTGATGGGGCTGGCCTTCGCCCGAAAGCTCTTATGTTATCTGGCTTGGCAGGGTGCTCTGGCCTAGATGTTGCCTCGCTGATAAAAAAGATGAAATTGGAAGTCGATGATTTCCATATTGAGACCATTGGTTCGCTTACCGATGAGCACCCAAGGTATTATGACAAGGTCAGTATCGAATACCATTTTTACGGTTCCAATCTCAATGAGGCCAAATTACAACGTGCCGTAGACCTGTCTTTAGAAAAGTATTGTGGCGTGATGGAGATGTTCAGACGGTTTGCCAAGATGGACATTGAAACGGTTTTTCATACAAGATAA